One stretch of Akkermansia sp. RCC_12PD DNA includes these proteins:
- a CDS encoding glycine zipper 2TM domain-containing protein, whose product MKATSILTIGCAAIALSVTSCTNFGSPNTYNMNEIGGVQETYYGTVTSVETVKIQANNANAGTGVGAVAGGLTGAMFGGGNAKYATAAGGAIIGAIAGNQIDKAVNNTTGQRITVRLNQTRNGTRNYTVVQPVGKNNPIYVGQQVRVIIGNAGSRVLAY is encoded by the coding sequence ATGAAAGCCACCTCCATCCTCACCATCGGCTGCGCAGCCATTGCGCTGTCCGTTACCTCCTGCACCAATTTCGGCTCCCCGAACACCTACAACATGAATGAAATCGGCGGTGTCCAGGAAACCTATTACGGTACGGTCACCAGCGTGGAAACCGTCAAGATCCAGGCCAATAACGCCAATGCCGGCACCGGCGTGGGTGCGGTGGCAGGCGGTCTCACCGGAGCCATGTTCGGCGGCGGCAACGCCAAGTACGCTACGGCGGCAGGGGGTGCCATCATCGGCGCCATTGCCGGCAACCAGATTGACAAGGCCGTGAACAACACGACCGGACAGCGCATCACCGTGCGCCTGAACCAGACGAGAAACGGCACCCGGAACTATACCGTCGTCCAGCCTGTCGGCAAAAACAACCCGATCTATGTCGGACAGCAGGTTCGCGTCATCATCGGCAACGCCGGCTCCCGCGTTCTGGCCTACTAA
- a CDS encoding pitrilysin family protein, producing the protein MSSVKEPVMHRFGNGLTVLIKEDKSHPVVSLQYWVGTGSMNEGHLQGSGISHLLEHLVFKGTENYSGQDLARKVQERGGHWNAYTSVNRTVFYIDGPAESWQVFLNLLTELVFSPTFPEGELEREKEVVRREMAMYADEPDSVAYQLLMQTLYLKHPRRWPVLGEPEVFDTLTREDVLEYHASRYVPNNVVLSIAGDVDAREVLSHLELLVEDLKARPLNREPLPHEPHQFGSRTVRKEFAVPYSKLSLAWRLPCSAHPDTPALSALASILGGGRSARFYEKFHDRLGMVYSIEVHSNQSESDEGAFTITMDVDRAQRDKVRDLILQELRNLEREDFTEDLKRVCKQTRVSRLRRKSSASGMASEMGADWFGARNLNLSSEWQEAIERVTSEDLHRVCAGWLSSPNVTEVSLDPLGSNAEEVPAGSEETDAVLSELVLPNGLKVVVREDHRLPLAYACLVFKAGCPAENERNAGVTDLMSECLLKGTTTRSAADIARFLEDIGGAINTSTGNNSLSVGCQTLAEDLDAALELMADVVMNPSFPEDAFFKEKETFVADAEEDMEDPLSVAFRQERHVAYGNVSYGNSPAGTAQSLSSLTVEDIRKQYERIICASNAVLCISGDVMKDKVLPLLEKHMGAMRKGSPPVLAPTPALKSGREVTVLDKQQAVLVVGVPGVDVVSPDMAMALIFQAWCGDMAGPVFTNIREEAGLAYYASSSLFIGMDAGGICFYLGTSPEHLEEAERRLEETLSMIYEQGMTEEELERTKASALSSRLLAMQSNGTLCQMLALDILFGLPLDAFEKQTRAIRNMTVEQVNGFIRKILDPSQPRSWSIVRPENP; encoded by the coding sequence ATGAGTTCAGTTAAGGAACCTGTGATGCACCGTTTTGGGAACGGTTTGACGGTTTTGATCAAGGAGGACAAGTCCCATCCCGTGGTATCCCTTCAATATTGGGTGGGCACGGGCTCCATGAACGAGGGGCATTTGCAGGGCAGCGGGATTTCCCATTTGCTGGAGCATCTGGTGTTCAAGGGGACGGAGAATTACTCCGGGCAGGATCTGGCCCGCAAGGTGCAGGAACGGGGAGGCCATTGGAATGCCTATACGAGCGTCAACCGCACCGTTTTCTATATAGACGGTCCGGCGGAGTCCTGGCAGGTTTTCCTGAATCTGCTGACGGAGCTGGTATTTTCCCCCACTTTCCCGGAAGGGGAGCTGGAACGGGAGAAGGAAGTGGTGCGCCGGGAAATGGCCATGTACGCGGATGAACCGGATTCCGTGGCCTACCAGCTTTTAATGCAGACGCTGTATCTGAAACATCCCCGCCGCTGGCCCGTGCTCGGTGAACCGGAGGTGTTCGACACCCTGACCAGGGAGGACGTGCTGGAGTATCACGCCTCACGCTATGTTCCGAACAACGTGGTGCTTTCAATCGCCGGGGATGTGGATGCCAGGGAGGTTTTGTCCCACCTGGAACTGCTGGTGGAGGATTTGAAAGCGCGGCCTCTGAACCGGGAGCCGTTGCCGCACGAGCCCCACCAGTTCGGTTCCCGGACGGTGCGGAAGGAGTTTGCGGTACCTTATTCCAAATTAAGCCTGGCGTGGCGTCTGCCCTGTTCCGCGCATCCGGATACGCCGGCGCTGTCTGCCCTGGCCAGCATTTTGGGCGGCGGCCGTTCCGCGCGGTTTTATGAGAAATTCCATGACCGGCTGGGGATGGTATACAGCATTGAAGTGCATTCCAACCAGTCCGAGTCCGATGAAGGAGCGTTCACCATTACCATGGACGTGGACCGTGCCCAGCGGGACAAGGTGCGGGACCTCATTCTCCAGGAACTCCGGAATCTGGAACGGGAAGATTTCACGGAAGACCTCAAGAGAGTCTGCAAGCAGACGAGAGTGAGCCGTTTGCGCCGCAAAAGCTCGGCTTCCGGCATGGCCTCGGAAATGGGGGCGGACTGGTTCGGCGCGCGCAACTTGAACTTGTCCTCCGAATGGCAGGAGGCCATTGAACGCGTGACTTCGGAAGACCTGCACCGGGTGTGCGCCGGATGGCTGTCCTCCCCGAATGTGACGGAAGTCAGCCTGGACCCGCTGGGCAGCAATGCGGAGGAGGTTCCTGCCGGCAGTGAGGAAACGGATGCCGTTCTGAGCGAGCTTGTGCTTCCCAACGGTTTGAAAGTGGTTGTCCGGGAAGACCACCGGCTGCCGCTGGCCTATGCCTGCCTGGTGTTCAAGGCCGGATGCCCTGCGGAGAATGAGCGGAACGCGGGCGTGACGGATTTGATGTCGGAATGCCTTCTTAAGGGTACTACCACCCGCTCCGCGGCGGACATTGCCCGGTTTTTGGAAGACATCGGCGGCGCGATCAACACCTCTACAGGCAACAATTCCCTGAGCGTGGGCTGCCAGACGCTGGCGGAAGACCTGGATGCCGCCCTGGAGCTGATGGCGGATGTCGTGATGAATCCTTCCTTCCCGGAAGACGCCTTCTTCAAGGAAAAGGAAACCTTTGTGGCGGATGCGGAGGAAGATATGGAAGACCCTCTTTCCGTGGCGTTCAGGCAGGAACGGCACGTGGCCTACGGCAATGTTTCCTACGGCAATTCCCCGGCGGGAACGGCGCAAAGCCTCTCCTCCCTGACGGTGGAGGATATCAGGAAACAGTACGAGCGCATTATCTGCGCCTCCAATGCCGTGTTATGCATTTCCGGAGATGTGATGAAGGATAAAGTGCTTCCCCTGCTGGAAAAACATATGGGAGCCATGAGAAAAGGCAGTCCGCCCGTGCTTGCCCCTACGCCCGCCCTGAAGTCGGGAAGGGAAGTCACCGTGCTGGACAAGCAGCAGGCCGTTCTGGTGGTGGGCGTGCCGGGGGTGGACGTGGTCTCCCCGGACATGGCGATGGCCCTGATATTCCAGGCGTGGTGCGGGGACATGGCTGGTCCTGTGTTCACGAACATCCGGGAAGAAGCGGGTCTGGCCTATTATGCCAGTTCCTCCCTGTTCATCGGCATGGATGCCGGGGGCATCTGCTTTTACCTGGGGACCTCTCCGGAACATCTGGAGGAAGCCGAAAGGCGCTTGGAGGAAACGCTGTCCATGATCTACGAACAAGGAATGACGGAAGAGGAGCTGGAGCGTACGAAGGCTTCCGCGCTGTCCTCCCGTCTGCTGGCCATGCAGTCCAATGGCACGCTGTGCCAGATGCTGGCTCTGGATATTCTGTTTGGACTGCCGCTGGACGCTTTTGAAAAGCAGACCCGGGCCATCAGGAACATGACCGTGGAGCAGGTGAATGGCTTTATCAGAAAGATTCTGGACCCGTCACAGCCCCGTTCCTGGTCCATCGTGCGTCCGGAGAATCCGTAA
- a CDS encoding polymer-forming cytoskeletal protein yields MTDNVTNFLASGIEIKGTIRFQNDMHIDGKIEGEIISDKGKVTIGETAQIKGDITAGDVRIYGNVEGKVTSDRCELKQQARVVGDMKTRSLAMEEGAHLLGRTEIG; encoded by the coding sequence ATGACAGACAATGTAACGAACTTCCTCGCCTCCGGCATTGAAATCAAGGGAACCATCCGTTTCCAGAATGATATGCACATCGACGGAAAAATCGAAGGCGAAATCATTTCCGACAAGGGAAAAGTCACCATTGGTGAAACGGCCCAGATCAAGGGCGACATCACCGCCGGAGACGTGCGCATTTACGGCAACGTGGAAGGCAAGGTCACTTCCGACCGCTGTGAACTCAAGCAGCAGGCCCGCGTCGTCGGAGACATGAAGACCCGCAGCCTGGCCATGGAAGAAGGCGCCCATCTGCTGGGCCGCACGGAAATTGGTTAA
- the frr gene encoding ribosome recycling factor, translating into MDAETLLLETEEAMLKAVDFARQEFSGVRTGKASPGLVENLDVHVSSYGSVMKLKGLAVISTPEPRLILIQPFDPSTAHDIGRAINESKLNLNPIVEGRSIRLPIPALTEERRKDLVKLVKSQAEEARVRVRGARKNGMDSAKKLKTDNIVTEDGQRDLETQIQKLTDKYVKEIDDLVAAKEKDIMTI; encoded by the coding sequence ATGGACGCAGAAACATTACTATTGGAGACGGAGGAAGCCATGCTCAAGGCCGTGGACTTCGCCAGGCAGGAATTCTCCGGCGTACGCACGGGCAAAGCCTCTCCCGGCCTTGTGGAAAACCTGGACGTGCACGTATCCAGCTACGGCTCCGTTATGAAGCTGAAGGGCCTGGCCGTCATCAGCACGCCGGAACCCCGCCTCATCCTCATCCAGCCCTTCGACCCCAGCACGGCCCACGACATCGGCCGCGCCATCAATGAAAGCAAGCTGAACCTCAATCCGATCGTGGAAGGGCGCTCCATCCGCCTGCCCATCCCCGCCCTGACGGAAGAACGCCGCAAGGATCTGGTGAAGCTCGTCAAATCCCAGGCGGAAGAAGCCCGTGTGCGCGTGCGCGGCGCCCGCAAGAATGGCATGGACTCCGCCAAAAAGCTCAAGACGGACAACATTGTGACGGAAGACGGCCAGCGGGACCTGGAAACGCAGATCCAGAAGCTCACGGACAAGTATGTCAAGGAAATTGACGATCTGGTAGCCGCCAAGGAAAAGGACATCATGACCATCTGA
- the pyrH gene encoding UMP kinase, producing the protein MSDTPAPVFKRILLKLSGEALRSPGSMDNISPEIVARIAEEIAQAHRAGVQIGLVVGGGNFWRGAKASVRGMDRATADYVGMLATVMNALALQSALERAGVPCVVQSAIEMKNVAESFIRLKARSYLDNNKIVIFGAGTGNPFFSTDTTAALRASEINAEVVMKATSVDGVYDADPKKVSGAKRFDSISYQECLERQLKVMDSTAFTLCMDNKKPIIVFDMHTPGNITRALLGEPIGTTIC; encoded by the coding sequence ATGTCTGACACACCAGCACCTGTTTTTAAAAGAATACTTCTGAAACTCAGCGGAGAAGCCCTGCGAAGCCCTGGAAGCATGGACAATATCTCTCCGGAAATCGTCGCCCGCATCGCTGAAGAAATCGCACAGGCGCACCGCGCAGGCGTCCAGATCGGGCTGGTAGTGGGCGGCGGCAACTTCTGGCGCGGCGCCAAGGCCAGCGTGCGCGGCATGGACCGCGCTACGGCGGACTACGTGGGCATGCTTGCCACAGTCATGAACGCCCTGGCCCTGCAAAGCGCGCTGGAACGCGCCGGAGTACCCTGCGTGGTTCAATCCGCCATTGAAATGAAAAACGTGGCGGAATCCTTCATCCGCCTGAAAGCCCGCTCCTACCTGGACAACAACAAAATTGTCATCTTCGGCGCTGGAACAGGCAACCCCTTCTTTTCCACGGACACCACGGCCGCCTTGCGCGCCAGCGAGATCAACGCGGAAGTCGTGATGAAGGCCACTTCCGTGGACGGCGTGTATGATGCGGACCCCAAGAAAGTTTCCGGGGCCAAGCGCTTTGACTCCATCTCCTATCAGGAATGCCTGGAACGCCAGCTCAAGGTCATGGACTCCACGGCCTTCACCCTCTGCATGGACAACAAAAAGCCCATCATCGTATTCGACATGCACACTCCGGGCAACATCACCCGCGCCCTGCTCGGGGAGCCCATCGGCACCACGATCTGCTGA
- a CDS encoding mechanosensitive ion channel family protein: MNADFMAAGPTEDIWTKTMDFLNMPDWLKLEMVQSAGAKIVHVIIWLVISWILLKLFCQVLRKITSMKMSPQASRLTVKIVKNAGYIIIGVEAFALMGFDILTLLGAASIIGVAVGFASQTSLSNIISGLFLVGEKQINLGDMIEVDGITGNVDSINLMSVQLRLPNNTMVRIPNEMIIKNPVSNITRFSTRRCDLTLGVDYNCDIEHVVSVLQEVVKENKLCLDDPAPLIMFSGFQDSSLGFTVGAWCLKDNFLDCQKTLAHDIKHRFAAEGISFPFPTRSVESRTPIKVEITGTPEKNQ; the protein is encoded by the coding sequence ATGAATGCGGACTTCATGGCAGCAGGCCCCACGGAAGACATATGGACAAAAACCATGGACTTTCTGAACATGCCGGACTGGCTCAAGCTGGAGATGGTGCAGTCCGCCGGGGCAAAAATCGTGCATGTGATCATCTGGCTGGTCATCAGCTGGATTCTTTTGAAACTGTTTTGCCAGGTGCTCCGCAAAATCACCTCCATGAAAATGTCTCCGCAGGCGTCCCGCCTGACGGTGAAAATCGTCAAAAACGCGGGTTATATCATCATCGGCGTGGAGGCCTTCGCCCTGATGGGGTTTGACATCCTCACCCTGCTGGGTGCGGCCAGCATCATCGGCGTGGCCGTGGGCTTCGCCTCCCAGACCTCCCTGTCCAACATCATCAGCGGCCTTTTCCTGGTAGGGGAAAAGCAGATCAACCTGGGAGACATGATTGAAGTGGACGGAATTACCGGCAACGTGGACTCCATCAACCTCATGTCCGTCCAGCTCCGGCTGCCGAACAATACCATGGTGCGCATTCCCAATGAAATGATCATCAAGAATCCGGTCAGCAACATCACCCGTTTTTCCACGCGCCGCTGCGATTTGACCTTGGGCGTGGATTATAACTGCGATATTGAGCACGTCGTAAGCGTCCTTCAAGAAGTAGTCAAGGAAAACAAGCTCTGCCTGGACGACCCGGCGCCACTCATCATGTTTTCAGGTTTTCAGGACTCTTCCCTGGGTTTCACGGTAGGGGCCTGGTGCCTGAAGGACAACTTCCTGGACTGTCAGAAAACCCTGGCGCACGATATCAAGCACCGTTTTGCGGCGGAGGGCATTTCCTTCCCCTTCCCCACCCGCAGCGTGGAGAGCAGAACCCCCATCAAAGTGGAAATCACCGGCACGCCAGAGAAAAATCAGTAA